One window from the genome of Leptospira johnsonii encodes:
- a CDS encoding Spy/CpxP family protein refolding chaperone yields MFRKITKITAILLVLGTTALLTQGCHHKWMSHEKRANYIVKKLKSELDLTDTQAAALDKIKEDVLAKRKELKLGGHFLPKEAVEELRADKLNPEKWNKLGEEREKKIAALRVFFTKKAVEFHAVLTPEQRGKLADLILKFQSKFDKEDED; encoded by the coding sequence ATGTTTCGCAAAATTACGAAAATAACCGCGATTTTGTTGGTGCTGGGAACAACTGCCCTACTGACTCAGGGTTGCCATCATAAATGGATGTCCCATGAGAAAAGAGCCAATTATATCGTCAAAAAACTTAAGTCCGAATTGGATTTAACTGACACACAAGCTGCTGCTCTGGATAAGATCAAAGAGGACGTGCTTGCAAAGCGTAAAGAGCTAAAGTTGGGCGGACACTTCCTTCCTAAGGAAGCAGTAGAAGAACTTCGTGCAGACAAATTGAATCCTGAAAAATGGAACAAGCTGGGCGAAGAAAGAGAGAAAAAGATAGCCGCTCTTAGAGTATTTTTCACCAAAAAGGCAGTGGAATTCCACGCGGTATTAACTCCCGAACAAAGAGGGAAACTGGCGGATCTAATCCTTAAGTTCCAAAGTAAATTCGATAAGGAAGACGAGGATTAA
- a CDS encoding RNA polymerase sigma factor, translated as MGEAEFSRFVEETREIVLAAISRYLYERFAYAIDDVAQETYLRAYKALQKGQFRGDSKLTTWLYTIARNESIRMNENLVREETKAEKAGKRSEEDSRSFAFEKEQPEDREDLPTWEKAKLWIGNLPEAYRSVIQYYLSGYSEKEIAEVLGVPAGTVKSRAARGKEMLRRMQNSEKREGGEVWGKY; from the coding sequence ATGGGAGAGGCAGAATTTTCCCGCTTCGTAGAGGAAACCAGGGAGATCGTCTTAGCGGCGATCTCCCGTTACTTGTATGAACGCTTTGCATATGCGATAGACGATGTCGCACAAGAAACATATCTTCGTGCTTATAAGGCATTACAAAAAGGTCAATTCAGAGGAGACTCTAAATTGACCACTTGGTTGTACACCATCGCCAGAAATGAATCCATTCGGATGAATGAAAATCTGGTAAGAGAAGAGACCAAGGCTGAGAAGGCCGGAAAAAGATCGGAAGAAGACTCGAGAAGTTTCGCTTTTGAAAAAGAACAACCAGAGGACAGAGAAGATCTTCCTACTTGGGAAAAAGCAAAACTTTGGATTGGCAATCTACCGGAAGCATATAGAAGTGTGATCCAATATTATCTTTCCGGATATTCCGAAAAAGAGATTGCCGAAGTCCTGGGAGTTCCTGCGGGAACAGTAAAATCCAGGGCAGCTAGAGGAAAGGAAATGTTGCGAAGAATGCAGAACTCCGAAAAAAGAGAAGGAGGAGAAGTATGGGGAAAATATTAA
- a CDS encoding single-stranded DNA-binding protein, which produces MKNLSLTVLDGYLTADPELRKTQAGKSVTNFTLAVNHNYKRAEGEESEVSYMDVEVWERLAENCSEYLKKGKKVTVIGHLKQDRWKNQEGQSRSKVKVIADEVRFDSFGDRREKEAA; this is translated from the coding sequence ATGAAAAATCTATCACTCACAGTTCTGGACGGTTATTTAACCGCAGACCCGGAATTAAGGAAGACCCAAGCAGGAAAGTCGGTCACAAATTTTACGCTGGCTGTTAACCATAACTACAAAAGAGCAGAAGGAGAGGAATCCGAGGTTTCTTACATGGATGTGGAAGTTTGGGAAAGGCTTGCAGAAAATTGTTCCGAGTATCTCAAAAAAGGAAAAAAGGTAACTGTAATCGGACATTTAAAACAGGATAGATGGAAAAATCAGGAAGGCCAATCCCGTTCCAAGGTCAAAGTAATAGCGGACGAGGTCCGATTTGATAGCTTCGGAGACAGAAGAGAAAAAGAAGCCGCATAA
- a CDS encoding phosphoribosyl-AMP cyclohydrolase encodes MLTIIWAGGQPGKISELRRMTQEEWERIRHDLPTNVKTYIDCDEDTVLISHPDFSEKELVEISDFDGLKFSDGLIPVVTKDEKGLVLMQAFSNLESLELSKNESLGIYFSRSRNQLWRKGDTSGHIQKLKRILAPKDGSFVVYEVAQEGAACHEGYYSCFFREQDRSGIKNLVPEIPFLGK; translated from the coding sequence ATGCTTACTATCATTTGGGCCGGGGGACAACCCGGAAAAATTTCGGAATTGAGAAGAATGACCCAGGAAGAATGGGAACGTATCCGCCATGATCTTCCGACTAACGTGAAAACTTATATAGACTGCGACGAAGATACTGTCCTAATTTCTCATCCCGACTTTTCGGAAAAGGAATTGGTGGAAATCTCCGATTTCGATGGCCTTAAATTCTCAGACGGTCTAATCCCTGTAGTCACAAAGGATGAGAAGGGTCTGGTTTTGATGCAGGCATTCTCCAATTTAGAAAGTTTAGAACTGAGCAAAAACGAGTCCCTAGGAATTTATTTCAGCAGATCCAGAAATCAGCTTTGGAGAAAGGGAGATACCTCCGGACATATCCAAAAACTGAAAAGGATCTTAGCGCCCAAAGACGGAAGTTTTGTTGTGTACGAAGTGGCACAGGAAGGTGCAGCTTGTCACGAAGGGTACTACTCCTGTTTTTTCAGAGAGCAGGATAGAAGTGGGATTAAAAACTTAGTTCCAGAGATCCCTTTTTTGGGGAAGTAG
- the mltG gene encoding endolytic transglycosylase MltG, producing MIFKNTFVRRSVVLLGILVLSGVVAFFVVDEIKGGAVGAGQVKVDIIVEPGDSPVEVTENLSKNGLLKSSKYFLFLIKATRSAGKIKAGLYEINDGMDARKILQVITEGKVKLVTFTVPEGYNNRQIGDLLVKKNLIKTRADFLNAASRTELLREFKIPANNAEGYLFPETYSVPVNFPADKIARMMIKRFYVRLDKVPGAKELDPKKLHEIVVLASVVEREAKKNEERPLMAGVFLNRLKQDIPLESCATIQYLFDKPHPRIFEKDLKIVSPYNTYMNKGYPPGPISNPGQPSLEAALMPTKTEYLFFLLKPDGFHYFSKSFKEHAEAKKKYIDVLYE from the coding sequence ATGATTTTTAAGAATACATTCGTGAGAAGATCCGTTGTTTTATTAGGCATACTTGTTCTTTCGGGGGTTGTTGCCTTCTTCGTTGTGGATGAGATCAAAGGAGGAGCCGTAGGTGCGGGCCAGGTAAAGGTAGACATCATCGTAGAACCGGGCGATTCTCCAGTTGAAGTCACGGAAAATCTTTCCAAGAACGGATTATTAAAGTCTTCCAAATATTTCCTTTTTCTAATTAAGGCGACCAGATCAGCAGGAAAGATCAAAGCTGGTCTGTATGAGATCAACGACGGGATGGACGCTCGTAAGATCTTGCAAGTGATCACGGAAGGAAAAGTAAAACTTGTCACATTTACGGTCCCGGAAGGTTATAATAACCGTCAGATCGGAGACCTATTAGTTAAGAAAAACCTAATTAAGACTAGGGCTGATTTTTTAAACGCAGCTTCCAGAACGGAATTATTGAGAGAATTTAAAATTCCTGCAAATAATGCAGAAGGGTATCTCTTCCCTGAGACTTACAGCGTGCCTGTGAATTTTCCGGCGGATAAGATTGCCAGAATGATGATCAAAAGATTTTATGTTCGCTTGGACAAGGTCCCGGGCGCTAAGGAATTAGATCCTAAAAAACTACATGAGATCGTGGTACTTGCTTCCGTGGTAGAAAGAGAAGCCAAGAAGAATGAGGAAAGACCTTTGATGGCGGGTGTTTTCTTAAATCGTCTCAAACAGGATATCCCTTTAGAGTCTTGTGCTACCATCCAGTATCTTTTTGATAAACCTCATCCTCGTATTTTCGAAAAGGATCTGAAGATAGTTTCTCCTTATAATACTTATATGAATAAAGGATATCCGCCTGGTCCGATCTCTAATCCGGGACAACCTTCTTTGGAAGCGGCACTCATGCCTACTAAGACAGAGTATCTATTCTTCTTATTAAAACCGGATGGATTTCATTACTTCTCTAAAAGTTTTAAAGAACATGCCGAAGCTAAGAAAAAGTACATCGATGTTCTTTACGAATAG
- a CDS encoding acyl-CoA dehydrogenase family protein, with protein sequence MATKAPTDSSAAKQALSKSSAIIEQVTKALAAKCSSNGKVSVSKMDQNQFVQYQIAWLTSEQKIAENFIEYAWNDSLGTGELEKLMAQVFAAEVVSHIRTEFSSRASEYGISTQELVSKLFDEATNKFLEESSAIENYNHIADLIASSGSFGAYGLSEDHEMFRQTFKQFAEEVVAPKAEHVHRHDDIVPEEIIQGLRDMGCFGLCIPETYGGLQPNDKADNISMLVVTEELSRGSLGIAGSLITRPEILSKALLKGGTDAQKEKWLPLIASGEKMGGIMVTEPNYGSDVAGVSVTAKKVDGGWSINGVKTWCTFAGYANLLLILVRTESDPELKHKGLSIVLAEKPSFTGHEFDYKQDGGGRISGKAIGTIGYRGMHSFEVSFEDYFVPEENLIGGEAGRGKGFYFQMEGFAGGRIQTAARANGVMQAALEAGLRYAQERQVFQKPIFDYNLTKYKIARMAMIVQASRQFTNTVAKLLDDHKGQMEATLIKFYASKVAEWVTREAMQIHGGMGYAEEYAVSRYFVDARVFSIFEGAEEVMALRVIAKSLMDQYSA encoded by the coding sequence ATGGCAACGAAAGCTCCGACGGACTCTTCGGCGGCAAAACAGGCTTTAAGCAAGTCTTCAGCAATAATCGAACAAGTAACCAAGGCCTTAGCGGCTAAATGTAGCTCCAATGGAAAAGTTTCCGTTTCCAAAATGGACCAAAACCAGTTCGTACAATACCAGATCGCTTGGTTGACCTCCGAACAAAAGATTGCGGAAAACTTCATAGAATACGCTTGGAACGACTCTCTCGGAACCGGTGAGCTTGAAAAATTGATGGCTCAAGTTTTTGCTGCGGAAGTTGTTTCTCATATTCGCACCGAGTTCAGTTCCAGAGCTTCCGAATACGGAATCTCCACCCAAGAATTGGTTTCCAAATTATTCGATGAGGCTACTAACAAGTTCTTAGAAGAGTCCAGCGCGATCGAAAACTACAATCATATTGCCGACCTGATCGCTTCTTCCGGAAGTTTCGGAGCTTATGGTCTGAGTGAAGATCATGAAATGTTCCGCCAGACTTTCAAACAGTTCGCGGAAGAAGTGGTGGCTCCTAAAGCGGAGCATGTTCATCGTCACGACGATATCGTTCCAGAAGAGATCATCCAAGGCTTAAGAGACATGGGATGTTTCGGTCTTTGTATCCCTGAAACTTACGGTGGATTACAACCGAACGATAAAGCGGATAATATTTCTATGCTAGTCGTAACCGAAGAACTTTCCAGAGGATCTTTGGGTATCGCAGGATCTTTGATCACTCGTCCTGAAATTCTTTCTAAAGCATTATTAAAAGGTGGAACCGACGCTCAAAAAGAGAAGTGGCTCCCTCTTATCGCTTCCGGAGAGAAGATGGGCGGTATCATGGTAACAGAACCTAACTACGGTTCAGACGTTGCCGGAGTTTCCGTAACCGCTAAAAAAGTGGACGGAGGCTGGTCTATCAACGGTGTAAAAACCTGGTGTACTTTTGCAGGATATGCAAACCTTCTTCTTATCCTTGTAAGAACCGAAAGTGATCCTGAGTTAAAACACAAAGGTCTTTCTATCGTTCTTGCGGAGAAGCCAAGCTTCACTGGTCATGAATTCGATTATAAACAAGACGGCGGCGGAAGAATTTCCGGAAAAGCGATCGGAACTATCGGTTACCGCGGTATGCACTCTTTCGAAGTTTCTTTCGAGGATTATTTTGTTCCGGAAGAGAACTTGATCGGTGGAGAAGCGGGGAGAGGAAAAGGATTCTATTTCCAAATGGAAGGTTTCGCAGGCGGAAGGATCCAAACGGCAGCCCGTGCAAACGGTGTGATGCAAGCGGCTTTAGAAGCAGGTCTTCGTTACGCTCAAGAAAGACAAGTTTTCCAAAAACCTATCTTCGATTATAACCTGACTAAATATAAGATCGCTCGTATGGCTATGATCGTTCAGGCTTCTCGCCAGTTCACTAATACAGTAGCAAAACTTTTAGACGATCACAAAGGACAGATGGAAGCGACTTTGATCAAGTTCTACGCTTCTAAAGTTGCTGAATGGGTGACAAGAGAAGCTATGCAGATCCACGGAGGAATGGGATACGCTGAAGAATACGCAGTTTCTCGTTATTTCGTAGATGCTAGGGTATTCTCCATCTTTGAAGGTGCAGAAGAAGTAATGGCTCTTAGGGTAATTGCAAAATCTCTAATGGACCAATACTCGGCCTAA
- the ilvD gene encoding dihydroxy-acid dehydratase, translating to MPHLRSRTSTHGRNMAGARALWRATGMKEGDFGKPIVAIANSFTQFVPGHVHLKDLGQMVAREVEKAGAVAKEFNTIAVDDGIAMGHGGMLYSLPSRDLIADSVEYMVNAHTADALICISNCDKITPGMLMAALRLNIPTIFVSGGPMEAGKVNWNGDIRKLDLVDAMVEAANQNVSDELVEQIERSACPTCGSCSGMFTANSMNCLTEALGLSLPGNGSTLATHADRKQLFLTAGRLIVELAKRYYEQEDESVLPRNIATYEAFQNAMSLDVAMGGSTNTVLHILAAANEAGINFKMHDIDLISRKVPCVCKVAPATQKYHMEDVHRAGGVVGILSELDRAGLIHRDVPTVHSPTLGKALEEWDIVRQKADSKAYALFSAAPGGVPTTEAFSQDKRWPDLDLDRANGCIRDVEHAYSQDGGLAVLYGNIAPEGCIVKTAGVDESIWKFKGRARVMESQEEAVAKILGNEVVEGDVVVIRYEGPKGGPGMQEMLYPTSYLKSKGLGKACALLTDGRFSGGTSGLSIGHVSPEAAAGGIIGLVEEGDIIEIDIPDRSIHLRVSDAELSDRRDRMNDKGKDAWKPKSRKRTVSAALRAYAALTTSAHTGAVRDVSQVEHQ from the coding sequence ATGCCTCACTTAAGATCTCGTACTTCTACCCACGGACGCAATATGGCCGGAGCCAGAGCACTCTGGAGAGCCACCGGCATGAAAGAAGGTGATTTCGGAAAACCGATCGTCGCCATCGCAAACTCGTTCACTCAATTCGTTCCAGGACATGTTCATTTAAAAGACCTAGGACAAATGGTCGCAAGAGAAGTGGAGAAGGCGGGAGCCGTAGCAAAAGAATTCAATACTATCGCAGTGGATGACGGTATCGCCATGGGGCATGGCGGAATGTTATACTCTTTACCAAGCCGTGACCTAATCGCCGACTCGGTAGAATACATGGTCAACGCACATACTGCGGACGCACTTATTTGTATTTCCAATTGTGATAAGATCACACCCGGAATGCTCATGGCAGCCCTACGATTGAATATACCGACCATTTTTGTTTCCGGCGGACCAATGGAAGCTGGAAAAGTAAATTGGAATGGAGACATCAGAAAATTGGATTTGGTGGACGCAATGGTAGAAGCCGCCAACCAAAATGTCTCCGACGAACTTGTAGAGCAAATAGAACGTTCCGCTTGTCCTACCTGCGGATCTTGTTCAGGAATGTTCACTGCAAACTCGATGAACTGTCTTACAGAAGCATTAGGACTTTCTCTTCCTGGCAACGGTTCCACATTAGCCACTCATGCGGACAGAAAACAACTCTTCTTAACTGCGGGAAGACTGATCGTAGAACTTGCAAAAAGATATTATGAACAAGAAGACGAATCCGTTCTTCCTAGAAACATTGCTACTTACGAAGCATTCCAAAACGCTATGAGTTTGGATGTAGCCATGGGAGGATCCACAAACACTGTGCTCCATATTCTCGCGGCCGCAAACGAAGCTGGGATCAATTTCAAAATGCATGATATAGATCTGATCTCCAGAAAAGTTCCTTGCGTTTGTAAAGTAGCGCCCGCCACCCAAAAGTATCATATGGAAGATGTTCATAGAGCGGGTGGAGTCGTAGGTATACTTTCAGAATTGGACAGAGCAGGACTCATTCACAGAGATGTTCCGACTGTTCATTCTCCTACATTAGGAAAAGCTTTAGAAGAATGGGACATCGTCCGTCAAAAAGCAGATTCCAAGGCATATGCATTATTCTCCGCAGCACCTGGAGGAGTTCCTACAACTGAAGCATTCTCCCAAGACAAACGTTGGCCTGACCTGGACTTGGATAGAGCAAACGGATGTATCCGAGATGTAGAACATGCATACTCCCAAGACGGAGGACTTGCGGTTCTTTATGGAAATATCGCTCCTGAAGGTTGTATCGTTAAAACCGCGGGAGTAGACGAGTCCATCTGGAAATTCAAAGGAAGAGCCAGAGTAATGGAAAGCCAAGAAGAAGCTGTGGCCAAAATCCTAGGCAACGAAGTGGTAGAAGGTGACGTCGTTGTGATCCGCTACGAAGGTCCAAAAGGCGGACCTGGTATGCAGGAAATGTTATATCCTACTTCCTATCTGAAATCCAAAGGTTTAGGAAAAGCATGTGCACTTCTGACTGATGGAAGATTTTCCGGAGGAACTTCCGGACTTTCTATTGGGCATGTTTCTCCGGAAGCGGCCGCAGGCGGAATCATCGGTTTAGTAGAAGAAGGTGATATCATAGAGATAGATATCCCTGACAGATCCATCCACTTAAGAGTGAGTGACGCAGAACTTTCGGACCGCAGAGATAGAATGAATGATAAGGGAAAGGATGCCTGGAAACCTAAATCCAGAAAAAGAACTGTTTCCGCAGCGCTTAGAGCCTATGCAGCGCTGACAACTTCCGCACATACAGGGGCAGTTAGAGATGTTAGCCAGGTAGAACATCAATAA